The following coding sequences lie in one Oceanicola sp. 502str15 genomic window:
- a CDS encoding MFS transporter: MSLAPAIRLSRRTLPAFATVGIFWGAFAAYTPQLKAGIEADDGTWGLVLLGAAVGSISAMWLAPRFDARFGRAAMALGCVLLGLLFQAPIWASTTLVFTAAMVLAGGAAGLLDVVMNARLSSIEAKTGASLMNLNHATFSLAYGSSALIAGLLRDGGTAPALTFAGLGLLAFGFGALARQRELPPPVKGEATPARVALPRVALWGGLIILLAFLAEQATEAWSALHIERTLGGGAAEGAIGPAMLGFTMCAGRLAGQFATARISEARLTTLAALVTAAGALLAALAPTPLVAYAGFGILGLGVSVIAPMVFALAGRLSPAELRPAVISRAAVIGYTGFFIGPPLLGAISELAGLRMAFVAVALCVALAPLLLLPIRAAAKATEA; encoded by the coding sequence ATGTCGCTCGCGCCCGCCATCCGCCTCTCGCGCCGCACCCTGCCGGCCTTCGCCACCGTGGGCATCTTCTGGGGGGCCTTTGCGGCCTATACGCCCCAGCTGAAAGCCGGGATCGAGGCGGATGACGGCACATGGGGGCTGGTGCTGCTGGGCGCGGCGGTAGGGTCGATCTCGGCCATGTGGCTCGCGCCGCGATTCGATGCGCGTTTCGGGCGGGCCGCCATGGCGCTTGGCTGCGTGCTGCTCGGGCTGCTGTTCCAGGCCCCGATCTGGGCCTCGACAACGCTGGTCTTCACCGCCGCCATGGTGCTGGCGGGCGGCGCGGCGGGGCTGCTGGACGTGGTGATGAACGCCCGGCTTTCTTCCATAGAGGCCAAAACCGGTGCCTCGCTGATGAACCTCAACCACGCCACCTTTTCGCTCGCCTATGGCAGCTCGGCCCTGATCGCGGGCCTGCTGCGCGATGGCGGCACCGCCCCCGCGCTCACCTTCGCCGGGCTGGGCCTTCTGGCCTTCGGCTTCGGAGCCCTCGCCCGGCAACGCGAGCTTCCGCCGCCGGTGAAGGGCGAAGCCACGCCCGCACGGGTAGCCCTGCCACGGGTGGCGCTCTGGGGCGGGCTCATCATCCTGCTGGCCTTCCTCGCCGAGCAGGCCACCGAGGCATGGTCGGCCCTGCATATCGAGCGCACACTGGGCGGCGGCGCCGCAGAGGGGGCCATCGGCCCGGCCATGCTGGGCTTCACCATGTGCGCCGGGCGGCTGGCCGGGCAGTTCGCCACGGCGCGGATTTCGGAGGCGCGGCTGACCACGCTCGCGGCGCTGGTGACGGCGGCAGGCGCGCTGCTGGCGGCCTTGGCCCCGACGCCTCTGGTGGCCTATGCGGGCTTCGGCATTCTGGGCCTCGGCGTTTCGGTCATCGCGCCGATGGTCTTTGCCCTCGCCGGGCGGCTCTCGCCAGCCGAGCTGCGCCCGGCGGTGATCAGTCGGGCGGCGGTGATCGGCTACACCGGCTTCTTCATCGGCCCGCCCCTGCTCGGGGCAATCTCCGAGCTGGCAGGGCTGCGGATGGCCTTCGTGGCGGTGGCGCTCTGCGTTGCGCTGGCCCCGCTGCTGCTGCTGCCGATCCGCGCCGCCGCGAAGGCGACCGAGGCGTAA
- a CDS encoding nitroreductase family protein, with product MPEKNPAALDFLLTRRSRPAKTLTTPVPSREELGPILQAAARTPDHGKLEPWRFIVLEGAALERLAALAGERGAALEMEPEKVEKFQTQLKQPGLAVVVVSSPVESEKVPFVEQLYSAGAVCLAMLNAALASGWGANWLSGWGSHDREFVTKGLGLALHETVAGFIHIGTETAAPPERPRPDLGNITAWVAE from the coding sequence ATGCCCGAGAAGAACCCCGCCGCCCTCGACTTCCTGCTCACCCGCCGCTCGCGCCCGGCCAAGACGCTGACCACCCCGGTTCCGAGCCGCGAAGAGCTGGGCCCGATCCTTCAGGCCGCCGCGCGCACGCCGGACCACGGCAAGCTGGAGCCATGGCGCTTCATCGTGCTGGAAGGCGCGGCACTTGAGCGACTGGCGGCGCTGGCGGGCGAGCGCGGCGCGGCGCTGGAGATGGAGCCGGAGAAGGTGGAGAAGTTCCAGACGCAGCTCAAGCAGCCCGGTCTGGCCGTGGTTGTGGTGTCGTCGCCGGTGGAGAGCGAGAAGGTGCCTTTTGTCGAGCAGCTCTATTCGGCGGGCGCGGTCTGCCTTGCGATGCTCAATGCGGCGCTGGCCTCGGGCTGGGGCGCCAACTGGCTTTCGGGCTGGGGCAGCCATGACCGGGAGTTCGTGACCAAGGGCCTCGGCCTTGCGCTGCACGAGACCGTGGCCGGCTTCATCCACATCGGCACCGAAACCGCCGCCCCGCCAGAGCGCCCGCGCCCCGACCTCGGCAACATCACCGCCTGGGTGGCCGAATGA
- a CDS encoding EI24 domain-containing protein has translation MIFTDFGKAVSQVFDARFLKVLAMGLGLTVLLLLGVYGVFLAFLDWVTPDSFTIFGREVTWIDDLLSWASIALMALMSIFLMVPVASAFTGLFLEDIAAAVEARHYPELPPVPRFPWTEALRDSIGFFGVLIVVNILMLVLYIFAGPLIPLLFWAINGLLLGREYYQMVAMRRIGREAANASRKRHFGKIWFAGVLMAIPLSFPLINLFIPILGVATFTHLFHRLEPGA, from the coding sequence ATGATCTTCACGGATTTCGGCAAGGCGGTCTCGCAGGTCTTCGATGCGCGCTTTTTGAAGGTGCTTGCCATGGGGCTGGGCCTGACGGTGCTGCTGCTGCTTGGGGTCTACGGCGTGTTTCTCGCCTTTCTGGATTGGGTCACGCCCGACAGCTTCACGATCTTCGGGCGGGAGGTGACATGGATCGACGACCTGCTGTCCTGGGCCTCGATCGCGCTGATGGCGCTGATGTCGATCTTCCTGATGGTGCCGGTGGCCTCGGCCTTCACCGGCCTGTTCCTTGAAGACATCGCCGCGGCGGTGGAGGCCAGGCACTACCCCGAGCTGCCGCCTGTGCCGCGCTTTCCCTGGACCGAGGCGCTGCGGGATTCGATCGGCTTTTTCGGCGTGCTGATCGTGGTGAACATCCTGATGCTGGTGCTCTACATCTTCGCCGGGCCGCTGATTCCGCTGCTGTTCTGGGCGATCAACGGGCTGCTGCTGGGGCGGGAGTACTACCAGATGGTGGCGATGCGGCGGATCGGGCGGGAGGCGGCCAATGCCTCGCGCAAGCGGCATTTCGGCAAGATCTGGTTTGCCGGGGTGCTGATGGCGATTCCGCTGAGCTTTCCGCTCATCAACCTGTTCATCCCGATCCTCGGCGTGGCCACCTTCACCCACCTGTTCCACCGGCTGGAACCGGGGGCGTAG
- a CDS encoding sorbosone dehydrogenase family protein: MDFIAKATAIVGGTVAALRRIGAPSVQAMGGSPEIPEAKKQGIMTLKMPAAEGWKDGRLPICAPGLKVNAFAEGLDHPRWIEVLPSGDVLVAEASQIETPPQSFMDRAAHATMKAIKAMGNSANRVTLWRDADGDGVAEHREVFVENQSQPFGMALVGETFYLGNTDGIVAFPYAPGTTRLDESAARKLVEFKPGGHWTRSLIVSPDKTKIYAGVGSLTNIADQGMETEEGRAAIWELDVASEEARIFASGLRNAVGTAFEPSTGALWTVVNERDGLGDETPPDYLTTVVDGGFYGWPYSYWDRIVDDRVPQDPAKVAASIKPDYALGGHTASLGLCWMPEGTLPGFGEGMVIGQHGSWNRSKLSGYKLLFVPFENGRPSETEPPRDILSGFLSEDEKLAYGRPVGVCLGADGKSLLMADDVGDVIWRVTGA; encoded by the coding sequence ATGGATTTCATTGCAAAGGCCACGGCCATTGTGGGCGGCACGGTTGCCGCGTTGCGCCGGATCGGGGCGCCCTCGGTTCAGGCGATGGGGGGCAGCCCGGAGATTCCGGAGGCGAAGAAGCAGGGGATCATGACCCTCAAGATGCCCGCCGCCGAGGGCTGGAAGGATGGCCGCCTGCCGATCTGCGCGCCGGGCCTCAAGGTCAACGCCTTTGCCGAGGGGCTGGACCATCCGCGCTGGATCGAGGTGCTGCCCTCGGGCGATGTGCTGGTGGCCGAGGCCAGCCAGATCGAGACGCCGCCGCAGTCGTTCATGGACCGCGCCGCCCATGCGACGATGAAGGCGATCAAGGCGATGGGCAACAGCGCCAACCGCGTCACCCTCTGGCGCGATGCGGATGGCGACGGGGTGGCGGAGCATCGGGAGGTTTTCGTGGAGAACCAGAGCCAGCCCTTCGGGATGGCGCTGGTGGGCGAGACCTTCTACCTCGGCAATACCGACGGGATCGTGGCCTTCCCCTATGCCCCCGGCACCACCCGGCTGGACGAGAGCGCCGCCCGCAAGCTGGTGGAGTTCAAGCCCGGCGGGCATTGGACCCGCTCCCTCATCGTTTCGCCCGACAAGACCAAGATCTACGCCGGTGTCGGCTCGCTCACCAACATCGCCGATCAGGGGATGGAGACCGAAGAGGGCCGCGCCGCGATCTGGGAGCTGGACGTGGCGAGCGAAGAGGCCCGCATCTTCGCCTCCGGCCTGCGCAACGCCGTGGGCACCGCCTTCGAGCCTTCCACCGGCGCGCTCTGGACCGTGGTCAACGAGCGCGACGGGCTGGGCGACGAAACCCCGCCCGACTACCTCACCACCGTGGTCGATGGCGGCTTTTACGGCTGGCCCTACTCCTACTGGGATCGCATCGTCGACGACCGGGTGCCGCAGGACCCAGCCAAGGTGGCCGCCTCGATCAAGCCCGATTACGCGCTGGGCGGGCACACCGCCTCGCTCGGCCTGTGCTGGATGCCCGAGGGCACGCTGCCCGGCTTTGGCGAGGGCATGGTGATCGGCCAGCACGGCTCGTGGAACCGCTCGAAGCTGTCGGGCTACAAGCTGCTTTTCGTGCCTTTCGAAAACGGCCGCCCCAGCGAGACCGAGCCGCCGCGCGACATTCTCTCGGGGTTTCTGTCGGAAGACGAGAAGCTGGCCTATGGCCGCCCGGTGGGGGTGTGCCTTGGGGCCGATGGCAAATCGCTGCTGATGGCCGATGACGTGGGCGATGTGATCTGGCGGGTGACCGGGGCCTGA
- a CDS encoding alpha-hydroxy acid oxidase, with protein MTVITCIDDLKRIHKRRAPKMFYDYCESGSWTEQTFRENVSDFDKIRLRQRVAVDMSGRSTASTMIGREVALPTALAPVGICGMQHADGEILSAKAAEKFGVPFTLSTMSICSIEDVAENTSAPFWFQLYTQKDTDFTDNLVRRAKEAKCEALVITLDLQILGQRHKDLKNGLTAPPKLTVPVMLDLATKWRWGLGMLQTPRREFRNIVGHAKGVGNTRSLHAWTAQNFDQTLDWDKVKRLMDQWGGKVILKGILDGDDAEEAAKLGADAIVVSNHGGRQLDGALSSIRMLPEIVERVGSKTEVWLDSGIRSGQDILKAIALGAKGTMIGRSYIYGLGAMGQKGVETALEVLQKEMDISMALCGKQNPSQFGRDMLLVPEDFGGRWQA; from the coding sequence ATGACCGTCATCACCTGCATCGACGACCTCAAGCGCATCCACAAGCGCCGGGCGCCCAAGATGTTCTACGACTATTGCGAAAGCGGCAGCTGGACCGAGCAGACCTTCCGGGAGAACGTGAGCGACTTCGACAAGATCCGCCTGCGCCAGCGCGTGGCGGTGGATATGTCGGGCCGCTCGACCGCGAGCACCATGATCGGCCGCGAGGTGGCCTTGCCCACCGCGCTTGCGCCGGTGGGCATCTGCGGCATGCAACATGCCGACGGCGAGATCCTCTCGGCCAAGGCGGCCGAAAAGTTCGGCGTGCCCTTCACCCTCTCCACCATGTCGATCTGCTCGATCGAGGACGTGGCCGAGAACACCTCCGCCCCCTTCTGGTTTCAGCTCTACACCCAGAAGGACACCGACTTCACCGACAACCTCGTGCGCCGCGCCAAGGAAGCCAAATGCGAGGCGCTGGTGATCACGCTCGACCTTCAGATCCTCGGCCAGCGCCACAAGGACCTGAAGAACGGCCTCACCGCCCCGCCCAAGCTGACCGTTCCGGTGATGCTCGACCTCGCCACCAAATGGCGCTGGGGGCTGGGCATGCTGCAAACCCCGCGCCGCGAGTTCCGCAACATTGTCGGCCATGCCAAGGGCGTCGGCAACACCCGCTCGCTCCACGCCTGGACCGCGCAGAACTTCGACCAGACGCTCGACTGGGACAAGGTCAAGCGCCTGATGGACCAATGGGGCGGCAAGGTGATCCTCAAGGGCATCCTCGACGGCGACGATGCCGAGGAGGCCGCCAAGCTCGGCGCCGATGCCATCGTGGTCTCCAACCACGGCGGCCGCCAGCTCGACGGCGCACTCTCTTCCATCCGGATGCTGCCCGAGATCGTCGAGCGCGTCGGCTCCAAGACCGAGGTCTGGCTCGATAGCGGCATCCGCTCCGGGCAGGACATTCTGAAGGCCATCGCGCTGGGCGCGAAGGGCACGATGATCGGGCGCAGCTACATCTACGGTCTGGGCGCGATGGGGCAGAAGGGCGTCGAGACGGCGCTGGAGGTGCTTCAGAAGGAGATGGACATCTCCATGGCCCTCTGTGGCAAGCAAAACCCTTCGCAATTTGGCCGCGACATGCTGCTGGTGCCGGAAGACTTCGGCGGGCGCTGGCAGGCCTGA
- a CDS encoding metallopeptidase family protein: MRHDDAHFERIARETVEAFPPALLKAAREVSLRVAEWPTPEMMADLDIRDPRDLTGLYEGTPLPEKSFSDPAPWPDTVWLFRQPILAEWRERPGQSLDELIAHVTVHEFAHHFGWSDEEIGAIDPWWE, encoded by the coding sequence ATGCGCCACGACGACGCCCATTTCGAGCGCATTGCCCGCGAGACGGTAGAGGCCTTCCCCCCTGCCCTGCTCAAGGCCGCCCGCGAGGTGAGCCTGCGGGTGGCGGAATGGCCGACGCCGGAGATGATGGCGGATCTCGACATCCGCGATCCGCGCGATCTGACCGGGCTTTACGAGGGCACGCCGCTCCCCGAGAAGTCGTTCAGCGACCCGGCGCCCTGGCCCGATACGGTCTGGCTCTTTCGCCAGCCGATCCTTGCCGAATGGCGCGAGCGGCCCGGGCAGAGCCTCGATGAGCTGATCGCCCATGTCACGGTGCACGAGTTTGCCCATCACTTCGGCTGGTCGGACGAGGAGATTGGGGCGATTGATCCGTGGTGGGAGTGA